The Dermacentor silvarum isolate Dsil-2018 chromosome 7, BIME_Dsil_1.4, whole genome shotgun sequence genomic sequence TTCAAGATCGTACGGTATGTTCACAAAGGCTGCCTCTTCGGACGTGAACTACATAAAGCGAAAAAGTCGATTAGTAAAGAGGTAAGTATCAGCTGATTTGGGTAACATGGCGTATTAGCCTCGTCATGCAGCTAGTCGGCGCGTAATTTTAACGTATTGTACGCAAGCACCGTGCGCCGTGGTTGCGgaggcatgatgatgatgatgatgagcgaATTCTCCTTTGAAAAGGAGCGTTGGCTTTTACCACCACACTCTAGCATATACTATTTAAGTTCATATGCAACTTTACTATTGCTAGACATGTTTCAATTGAAACGTATTCATGTCGACAATAAATCCGTGATTACACTATTCTGATGATATATTTACCAACTTATTCGACATCACGACCCAGGTTCTGCTCTACTTATGTGCCACCAATATTCCAGATGTCCCTTCCTTATGTTTACTGCGCTAATGTTTGCCTCTTCGTTGCTGTCTTTAAACCCCAAAGCTTCATGGATCAAGACTTACCTCATTCTTATCTGCTTCTAGGTGTATATTCTGATATATTCTAACAAGATAGTTGTGATTGTCCCCACAGTATTTTTGCACGCTGCACACAGATCATCTTGGGTTCTTCTATAACTTTAGGCAGCCTGCCCTAGCCTCGAAAAGAATTGCACTGACCCTCGAGTTAACGCAGAAGTTCTTCCTATCTTGTAGTTTTCTATTGTTGCTTTATTTTCTATATTCTCTAACCACTGCTTGCACTCTGCCGTAAGCTTTGTGCTCAGTGCCCATACTGTGGCCAGCGTACTTATCGGCCAGTTTTAGAGTTCTTTTCCACCACTGGAATTTACATTTTGTTCATACGAATACATGAACAGCCTTGGCACCCATCTGCTGTCCTCCGTATGCCTGCCTTTTCTCATAAGATACTTTGCTTTGTGCATCCCTAACCTCGAAGGATGTCCATCCCATGTCTCCTTGTACCGCTTCATTTGTAGTTTTTCTGTGTGAAGGTTCTTTTCCCGACTGCTTTATGGCACGAATGTACATCCCAGAGAGGAGCCTAGCTGCTGTCCTGAATGAATTATGACAGTTTTAATAAATACATAATAAACAAGTTCATTATTATACTTATGACAAATATGAGCTCGCTTCCTGAAGTAACATGAACAGGAATCTATAAAGACCCTAACCTGTTTGCCAGTGCTGCCCAGCAAAGGtccatggcttcagaacggcgcaacaaggaagacgaaagacgaaagatcactgttctgaagccatgcatctgtaccaactcgcccaattgtcagtgctacccAGCAAAGGTCGGCACCTCCCAAAAGGTTTTTGGAACATACATTAAGTAAAGTACAGCTTGTTGAGAATTGACAGGCCACTGCTTGGTGTGTAGCAATCTGCCACGAAGCTGACCACAGTGGGGTCCGGTGCGAAAATTCTGATATTTTAATGCATGACATTCTTGCAGTGACCGTGCCGAAGTATTAATTTTGTCGCTCGAGTAATGTGCATGATTTCTTTTGTTTCTCATTCAACAGGTGAACGAAGCAAGCTCATCACCAAGCACTTCTCCATGCAAAAGAGTGAAGCTACagagaacaaagaaaaaaggCTGCACTGCAGTTATGCATATAAAAGAAGTAGAACTGTACCCAGAATTTAGTGTAAGCATATGCACAATGTATTATATGTCAAATATTTGTTCGGATTCATACTGGGACATAGGCaattcgtgtgtgtgtgtgtgtagacagctgataattttttttcgtccTCTGTCGTTCATTTACCTTATTGCCACTCCCTTTTATTCACTCTGTCTGAGAGCATATGCCAGATCTTCAGTCCAACattgttctattttttttaatttgtgtttTAGTTTTATTTTAATTTGTAGCACACCTTTAATCAATTATTATCTTAGTGACACCAGTATTTTAAGCAGTTTTGTGAACTAATAAATATAGGTTAACTTTTACATATTTCCCTCTAGATCAACACCCCGGAGCAATGTAGCCATTGGCAGCGCCAAAAAGCTACGGCGGAGGCGACACACCGACTTAGGCTGGCGCTACACGAAGAGTCTACTGGCAAGCCTGTGTTTCGCGAGCATCGCTTCTATATCAGCATGTCTGACAAGCAAAGTCATTGCAACCATGACGTTGACATTCATGCATGCCACACACAGCCCACAAACTCTGGAGTCTCCAAAGAGATCGGTGAGCTCTTGCAGCGAGGTGCGACACCTGTCAATACGATGGAAAGCTGCCTGAAATTCTATGTGACCTTTAGAGATAACATGAGTTTCCGGATGAATGTGACAACACCGAGTCACCAGACGAATGTCAGAACGCCGAGTCACCAGACGAATGTCAGAACACCGAGTCACCAGACGAATGTCAGAACACCGAGTCACCAGACGAATGTCAGAACACCGAGTCACCAGACGAATGCCAGAACACTGAGCCGCCAAGCGAGTCTCAGAACACCGAGTCACCAGCTGTAATCGCAACACAGCAACCTGATTTAGACCTGCACAAGGCACTGCAAGAGAAGGGCTGGTTCATCAAGAGGCAGATTAGAGCTGAGAGCCAACGAATATTATCTTCTCT encodes the following:
- the LOC119459435 gene encoding uncharacterized protein LOC119459435 isoform X1, which produces MECATMTASEESVLRKHLNDLKKDGHTWTGYAPSRSAFEGLERDLADIKVIFRTENSFRPKGRLLFNTQRGRIVLNEGMPFKIVRYVHKGCLFGRELHKAKKSISKEVNEASSSPSTSPCKRVKLQRTKKKGCTAVMHIKEVELYPEFSINTPEQCSHWQRQKATAEATHRLRLALHEESTGKPVFREHRFYISMSDKQSHCNHDVDIHACHTQPTNSGVSKEIGELLQRGATPVNTMESCLKFYVTFRDNMSFRMNNTESPDECQNTESPDECQNTESPDECQNTEPPSESQNTESPAVIATQQPDLDLHKALQEKGWFIKRQIRAESQRILSSLYHVHDNAVLERLLCSFMQVRTFIEQSVMKSNGVAARSSSRKGSRGVKSTDTAKSWNSSEGAAAGKELQRITCCLAYDLKSVFLIILKFYFVYLFAKYCRQVLFCLFAKYCRPIWAQARGVKYKARRKIYVHSENKKLHSNFESVTITLELFHHLFDICLLI
- the LOC119459435 gene encoding uncharacterized protein LOC119459435 isoform X4 — encoded protein: MECATMTASEESVLRKHLNDLKKDGHTWTGYAPSRSAFEGLERDLADIKVIFRTENSFRPKGRLLFNTQRGRIVLNEGMPFKIVRYVHKGCLFGRELHKAKKSISKEVNEASSSPSTSPCKRVKLQRTKKKGCTAVMHIKEVELYPEFSINTPEQCSHWQRQKATAEATHRLRLALHEESTGKPVFREHRFYISMSDKQSHCNHDVDIHACHTQPTNSGVSKEIGELLQRGATPVNTMESCLKFYVTFRDNMSFRMNVTTPSHQTNVRTPSHQTNVRTPSHQTNVRTPSHQTNVRTPSHQTNARTLSRQASLRTPSHQL
- the LOC119459435 gene encoding uncharacterized protein LOC119459435 isoform X2; protein product: MPFKIVRYVHKGCLFGRELHKAKKSISKEVNEASSSPSTSPCKRVKLQRTKKKGCTAVMHIKEVELYPEFSINTPEQCSHWQRQKATAEATHRLRLALHEESTGKPVFREHRFYISMSDKQSHCNHDVDIHACHTQPTNSGVSKEIGELLQRGATPVNTMESCLKFYVTFRDNMSFRMNNTESPDECQNTESPDECQNTESPDECQNTEPPSESQNTESPAVIATQQPDLDLHKALQEKGWFIKRQIRAESQRILSSLYHVHDNAVLERLLCSFMQVRTFIEQSVMKSNGVAARSSSRKGSRGVKSTDTAKSWNSSEGAAAGKELQRITCCLAYDLKSVFLIILKFYFVYLFAKYCRQVLFCLFAKYCRPIWAQARGVKYKARRKIYVHSENKKLHSNFESVTITLELFHHLFDICLLI
- the LOC119459435 gene encoding uncharacterized protein LOC119459435 isoform X3, which encodes MHIKEVELYPEFSINTPEQCSHWQRQKATAEATHRLRLALHEESTGKPVFREHRFYISMSDKQSHCNHDVDIHACHTQPTNSGVSKEIGELLQRGATPVNTMESCLKFYVTFRDNMSFRMNNTESPDECQNTESPDECQNTESPDECQNTEPPSESQNTESPAVIATQQPDLDLHKALQEKGWFIKRQIRAESQRILSSLYHVHDNAVLERLLCSFMQVRTFIEQSVMKSNGVAARSSSRKGSRGVKSTDTAKSWNSSEGAAAGKELQRITCCLAYDLKSVFLIILKFYFVYLFAKYCRQVLFCLFAKYCRPIWAQARGVKYKARRKIYVHSENKKLHSNFESVTITLELFHHLFDICLLI